Genomic segment of Glutamicibacter sp. JL.03c:
TGGCCGACGGCGCCCGGTTGACGGTGCGCTGGTACTTCGCGGCGACCCTAGGTATTCTGGGCAGCACCTTACTAGGTTTCTCCCGTGCGACGGATAGTGGCAGCGGAGGCTCTGAAGTGGTAGCGGGCTGCCTACTGGGGCTTGTTGCCGGGGGCAGTTATGCCTGTTATTCATGGGCTACCGGACGATTGCTGAGAACCGGAATTGCCCGTCAAAGTGCGGTGGGCTCCGTCTTCGGGGTTGGTGGCTTGCTACTCATGCCGGTGCTGGTCGCCACCGGAGGACCTTTGCTTTCCAGCACCCATAATCTGATGGTCGCTACCTATTTGGCGGTCATTCCAATGTTTCTGGGCTATCTCATATTTGGTATGGCGCTGGCCAAGGTGCCGGCGAGTACCGCTACTACCGTCACGCTCAGCGAACCAGCCGTCGCAGCAGCGCTGGCCGTTGGTCTACTCAATGAACGGTTGGGAATCGCAGGTTGGTCAGGTATGGCGCTGATAGCGGTTGCGGTACTGATTTTATTGGTGTGGAGCCCGAGGTGTGGGCGAGTGACGTGTTCGGTGCCTACGCACCAAAAATCTTGCTCTCAAGGAATTCGTTGCGGAATTTGCCAGCAGGATCCAAGCGCCGTGCCAGCGAAATGAAGTCACTAAACTTCGGGTACAGCTTCTCCAGTTCGGTTGCCGTGGCGGCAAAGAGCTTGCCCCAATGCGGACGAGCGGCAAAAGTTGCGAGAGCTGATTCAACCTGCGGAAGAATTGCCTCGACCGCCTGCTGCTGCGGCTTCCACGTAAAGTGCAGGGCAATGCCGTCGCGGCCGTAATTGCCGCTGAGCCACAACTCATCGGCGGCGATGGTCCGTACCTCTGCCACCAGCAGCATCGGGGTGACTACCGAGGAAAGCTCGCGCATTGCGGTCATGGCCGCAACAGCGTATTTACGTGGGACCAGATATTCAGTCTGCAACTCAGCACCGGCACTGGGCATGAAGTCCATGCGGAAATGCGAGAGACGATCCGACCAAGGCCCAGCCACCCCGAGCTGTTCGCTGCAGATCGCGCCATCGGCTCCGGGCAATGGGTGCATCGGAACACTCGCCGCCAGACCGCCGAATTTTCCCTGATCAATATCATCGAGAAGTGCATCGCCAACACGACGCTTGAGCCATGTTTGGCCCACCACGTCCCCGCTCCAATCGGTGAACAGGCTGACACTGTAGGCAGAGGCCTGGATTCCATCAAAGTTGTTCAGAACTTTGTCCCAGGACAGCTGCTCATACACGGTTTGCTGCACATCAAAGCTCGGAACGATATCCAAGGTCAGATGTGTGATCACGCCTAGCGCGCCAAGGGACACCACATAACCGTTGAATTCCGGGGCGTTTCGATTGACCGAGAGCTTCGAACCATCGGCCAGCACGAGTTCGATCGCGCTGACGGCGGTAGCCAGGTTGCCGTGGGCTTCGCCCGAACCATGGGTACCAGTGGATACCGCGCCGGCCACCGAGATATGCGGCAGCGAAGCGAGATTCTGCAGCGCAAAACCGGCGGCGTGCAGCGCATCGGCCAGCGCGCCATAGGTGGTCCCGCCACTGACGCGCACGCTCATGGACTGCGCATCGATGTCAATGACTGCAGGCATCTTGGCCAGGCAGATCATGGTTCCGCTGGTATCGGCAATGTCATTAAAGGAATGGCGGGAACCCAGCACGCGCACCTTGCTGGCGGCGCGCACCTGTTCCTGCAGCTGCTCGGTGCTGGTGGGGTGCAGCAGTTCGCTGGTCCGGTACTCACGGTTTCCTGCCCAATTGAGTTCCTTGGTCTCTGGCTCCACGGCCGATCCTTACTTCTCTAGCCACTGGCTGGAAACCAGCGAACGGTACCGTTCCAGAACGTGCGGTGTTGTCTCTGCTGCGGGGATTTCGGTGGAGTCCTGGGTCCACTGCGGGAATGCTCCGGCCAGCACCCCGGCGGCTTGCCGTGCGGCGCCATCTGCCACATATTCGCCCGGGGCCGGAACGAGGATTGGCAGTCCCAGCACCTGGGCTGCGATCTGCTGCACCGCTGCGGACTGGGCTCCGCCGCCTACCAGGATGATGCGCTGGGCGTGGACCCCTTGGGCTTCAAGCGCGCGCAGCCCATCGGCCAGCGAGCAGACGATTGCTTCCACCGCGCTGCGTGCCACGTTGGGTGCGGTGTAATTCGCGCGGGTGATTTCATGCAGCGAACCGGTGGCATCTGGCAGGTTCGGGGTGCGCTCGCCGTCGAAATAGGGGATCAGCGTCAGGCCATCGCAGCCCGGGTTTGCTGACAGGGCGAGGTCGTTGAGCTCTGCCA
This window contains:
- a CDS encoding DMT family transporter; this translates as MAAQAPEVSPLAIGAASLGIGGLLQCLVGARSVWGSRYLLAKNKGMVFFGGVNVMIYPLAFYSSMSLGGVALGTVISLGTAPLFSGILERLADGARLTVRWYFAATLGILGSTLLGFSRATDSGSGGSEVVAGCLLGLVAGGSYACYSWATGRLLRTGIARQSAVGSVFGVGGLLLMPVLVATGGPLLSSTHNLMVATYLAVIPMFLGYLIFGMALAKVPASTATTVTLSEPAVAAALAVGLLNERLGIAGWSGMALIAVAVLILLVWSPRCGRVTCSVPTHQKSCSQGIRCGICQQDPSAVPAK
- a CDS encoding FAD-binding protein, which encodes MEPETKELNWAGNREYRTSELLHPTSTEQLQEQVRAASKVRVLGSRHSFNDIADTSGTMICLAKMPAVIDIDAQSMSVRVSGGTTYGALADALHAAGFALQNLASLPHISVAGAVSTGTHGSGEAHGNLATAVSAIELVLADGSKLSVNRNAPEFNGYVVSLGALGVITHLTLDIVPSFDVQQTVYEQLSWDKVLNNFDGIQASAYSVSLFTDWSGDVVGQTWLKRRVGDALLDDIDQGKFGGLAASVPMHPLPGADGAICSEQLGVAGPWSDRLSHFRMDFMPSAGAELQTEYLVPRKYAVAAMTAMRELSSVVTPMLLVAEVRTIAADELWLSGNYGRDGIALHFTWKPQQQAVEAILPQVESALATFAARPHWGKLFAATATELEKLYPKFSDFISLARRLDPAGKFRNEFLESKIFGA